The following DNA comes from Musa acuminata AAA Group cultivar baxijiao chromosome BXJ1-4, Cavendish_Baxijiao_AAA, whole genome shotgun sequence.
AGTTTCTCTTGCTATTGGTTTGAAGATGATGATTCTTTGTTTGGGACCGAAGTTTGCAATAGCAGTAATCATGGCTAATTTATAGGTCCTGCACTTGTTTTTGAGGGTGAGGAGTCCATGATTGCAGCAATTTCAGAAAATCCTATGAACTTTAAGGTAAGCATCCAAACCTTTCACGATATCTTTCTTCAGAGAAAATTCCAACCTAATATACTTATTATTGTGATTCACTTCCATTGCATTATGTAACATCTTGTCTGAAAACTCATAGTAATACTGGAAAGTAGAATCACTAATTATATGTCTATATATGGAGGAATAtagatatttataaatatttttttaataagattATATCTGTCAACCTGTGTTGTTCATTTTGATGACATATCTAATTGATGATGTATGGCTATGTGGAAGGCCAAGAAGGGTATATGATTTCGTACGGTCAAAGTGGAGGCTCACCTATTAGAAAATGACAAAATTTGTTTATTGTTAATGAAGAAAATAATCAATTTATTGCTGCTTTGGAAAAACAGGTTTAGAATTTCTAGTTGTTATGAGAACAGGTTAGCAAGAAGATGTTGTTTTGTTGCTGGTTCATTTGCTAGTTCAAATCTCAAAGAGTAACcagaaaataaattataaaagagaagaaatagatTAAAGAAAAATTAACTAGGTGGAGATATAGAGGGAGACATATTATGGGCCAAAATTAAATTTCATTTGTTTATAGCTTTATCAATCACTGTCGTCTTTGATTGCTGAAGGAAGACTGCATATATTGGCCCTTTCTAGATTCCCATATTGGTGGGACTCATAAATTCGGATTCCTCTCTTTTTGATGCTCATAGACTTACtttagttatttttttatttgtttatatttttaattaatattccTACTTACTTTAGTGACTGTTCAAGCAGGTAGTTAAAGTCATAGTTTGGTAGTCATACATCTTGTATCAGGTTCGGGATAGGAAAATTAATGTCAATGGGATTTAAGTTTTGGAAGTCCTAATGCCATTTTATGTTCAAATTTTTATAACTTTTTGTTTATTTAGATCTGTCTAAACCAGTGCTGCCTCATGCATTACATGTAACAGGGTAAGGTTGTTGTCATCAGAGGAGAAGGACCCAAAGGTGGACCAGGCATGCCTGAAATGCTGACACCAACTAGTGCAATAATGGGTGCCGGTCTTGGAAAGGTGGTGTTATTCCTTGCAAGGCATTTTTCATGGTTGATCTTTTTTTCAAGTTAAAAATCTTGTCTATGATCTGCTTAAGATTAAATGCTTGGTGCTTCTCACAGTCCATCTGAGTATTAGTAGATAAATCTTGGATAGCAGGAACACTATCCAACAAGATGACAAAATTTGTCCATTCTTGCTGCTTACTGTTGGATGAAATTGTTATTTTAAGATCTTGTGTCAGCCCAAAAATGAATAAAACTATGCGTGACTTTACGTAGAGACCTAAATTATTGAACTAGAAAATGTCAGAAAAAAAGATATACTTTGGATCCGTGCCCTACTTAATATGTTAATTATGTAAAGAAGATGGAGATGGGAGCAGTCAACCACTGATTGCTTGACGTTTGATAGAAAGTGGAAAAGGAATGAGAATCCTAATTGGATCAGCCGTTTTAAGCTGATCCCTTTTGGAATTTGTCAGTCTGGACCCCGATCTGATTACCTGGATTGTCAGGtactgaaaattcaagtcttgaatgtaagATTATTCAATCCTCTTTGGGATTGTCTGATTACTTGAACCTTGTTGCAAGGAACAAAACTCTCAAGCTTAGATATTAGGCTCTTTCATTTTCAACATATGCACACTATTGGGGTTTGAAactctttattgttttttatcTAACTGGCAGATCACAAATTCTAGAAGATTGATCCTCGATCAAAATTATGTACTTGATTTTTTTTAGCTCTTTTACAGCAGATAGTATGTGCTTTAGTGTGACTCTATTAATAATTAGTCATATTGAATggttggttggttttaattttttatttatctcatCCTCAAAATTCTATTTGTATTTTAGGAGTGTGCCTTGCTTACTGATGGTAGGTTCTCTGGAGGATCTCATGGGTATGTTGTGGGCCATATATGCCCTGAAGCACaggtatttaatttttattattatatgatattgGCGTAATTTGTTTTCAGATGTCATTGTTTGCATAGTCCAGAGAATTGCTTATGGCTGAGAACTTAAATTTTGGAGCTCCCAATCTTGAACCAACTTGTCTATATGTTGGTTAAAAAAAGGTCTCACTGAAAATAATTTGAAGTCTACAACTATTCTAATCTTATCCTGGAATAATATGTAACCTAATCGATGAACTGAGAACGATGGAAGTGGCCTTCTAAGAACAAGGAATCACTGCAAATCTGCATAATCAGCAAAAATATGTCATTCTTCTGAGAAATCACTGCAAATCTGCATAATCAGCAAAAGAAAGTCATTGCTACATGTTCAATGTATTCGGCCATTTCTTCAGTAATGGGATGTTGGATCTCTCTCCATGGCCTACTGTCTCACAATAtttttggtccttcttaggtgtgTTAGTGATTATAGAAAAGACCGACAACTGTCAGCAATTTTCATAGTGCAGGATATAAAGTCATAAAAAATTACCTGTCATCAACTAGCAATATGGACTTCGCATCACTTCGAACTTCTTTATTTTACATTATTTCTGTTTAGTTATAATCTATAGCATCACTGGCTCAGAAAAAAGCAACTTCTGGAACTAGATCTGTCACAGCTTGCTGTAAATCTGACCTTTGGCATAATTCCTAATTGATTCTTCCTAGCAACGTAGTACTTCAGATTTATTGGCTAAGCTGCATTTAAATTCTGAGAGTTTCTAATTATTGCAGGCAGGCGGCCCAATAGGCCTCATTCAAAATGGAGATATAATCACAATCGATGTCGTGAAGAGACGAATGGATGTTCATCTGACTGAAGAGCAATTGGCCGAGAGGAGTAAGAATTGGAGCCCACCACCTCTCAAAGCTACTCGAGGAGTGCTCCACAAGGTACAAAGATAAGAGTTTCGTTGGATCTATGGTATCGGATTAATTGCATTTATCTTTTCTGCATTTGCTTTTACTGATAACCCCTGTCATTATTCTTGTAGTACATCAAAAATGTTCAACCTGCATCGAGTGGATGCGTGACAGATGAATAAGGATGTGCTTATCGGAATTCTGAGTGATCATAATCATCAGTGGATTTAGATGGCATGCTGCAAGCGGCTCCCTTTTTTTTATCCCTGAGAAACATTTATCTAGGAACATTATCCTTATGAGGTTGTGTGCATGTTGGATTTGTCATTAATTTAAAATACTTAAAATGCTCTCCAAATTTTTGTTGTGAAATATTTTTTGCTCGGTTTTTTATCAGTTTTTAActgtatagtatttttatttggcTCATTGATATTGTTCTTTAATAGTATTTATAGTGTTATATTTATggcattaaaaatattattaaaaaatatctaaGTGACATGTTTTTTTGTTATCATTGCTCAtggattattataatattatatttttaaaaatataattaatttgattgaGGTTGAAAGTGTTTTTGGGTTATTTTTTAAgtaaagtgtaaaatatttttgttGGGGTagtaaaaaatactataacagacCAAAATGTAGAAAAATTTTTGGATGATAGTTGGAGTATTTTTAAATTAGAGGTACTGTTTGAGTgtcaattaaaaaaatctaaaatatgagtattttataAGAAAATTAGCTAATATTATATTAGATGATAGTATGAGATATATTTTTTGTAATATTGTGGAAAAAGGATGATAGGAAGGGAGTTGAAAGGATGTGGTGAAATATATAATAGGATCCTAAAGATTTAAATGttcttaaaataaatttaaataactataataaaaacataaaaattgagaatattttgatttttaaagTTTCTAATGATAAAATTATTGAATAACAGTGCGACTGATTTGACCTTTTTTgccttattatttttattttgtagaGGGTTTGACTGTAATTATACTGCTCCCTGCCATGGCCACTCATGTGCATGCGTGCAGGAGAACGAGAACAGTCTCCTCCACCCAAACTCCGCTTCGCGAGGGCGATCCAACAGCTTCTCAGGTGAACGCCTCCCTTTATAGGTCTCCCTCATCGCTCGCCTCttcattctcctctctctctctctctctctctctctctgtatctctTTCCCTTCAGCTCGAGCAACGCAGCGTATCGCAGATCGGAGATGGGCGAGGTGACGCCGGAGATGGAGCGTATCTTCAAGCGCTTCGACACCAACGGCGACGGCAAGATCTCGCTGGCGGAGCTCGGCGAGGTCCTCCGCACGCTGGGCTCCACCTCCGGCGACGACGTGAAGCGCACCATGGCGGAGATCGACACCGACGGCGACGGCAACATCGACTTCAAAGAGTTCGCCGCCTTCTGCCACGCCAACCCCGGTCTCATGAAGGACGTCGCCAAGGTCTTCCTTTGAGTTCTggtctcctttcttcttcttcttcttcttcttttggtctCTTCTGACCAATCGCAGCTGTGTACGTAATGGGATCTTGTGGAGATTGTCAGCTTAATGATTTGTGTCGCCATATGAACTCTCACCAAATCAGTTTAATATTGCTATTCCAATATGAAATGGTTTTGTGCTGCATCGCGTTGCCGCTTTGTTTCTTCATTGTGAGCTTGGAATGGTGAGTTAAGATTGTGTATCACATCATGCAATAGCAAGAACTCCACTGTATGATTAGTCCACTACTTCTGCCATTCAGTTCTGTAAAGGATAAGTATTCTACTTTGATGAGTTCAATCCCACTGGGATCACTGATCAAACCATAAGAAGATTTGGGTCGAGGTTAGCGTTGCAGAAGCATCATCATCTCTctgtctccctctctctctctcttacgcaAGAGGGCTGTTCTTGGGATTCACTCAAGGAGGTGCAGCAGAACGCCTTCAGGGTCTGGATTGCTTGCTCTGCATTTGAGAACacgaaatagaaagaagaagaagaaagaacagaGGCAGATTTCCCAAAGAGCGGAAAGAAGAAGAGTGCTGCTGCTGTGCACATATACCGCGGGATAAATCAGCCGTTCATGCATCCTAGACCGAACCGCCCGGTTCGATTGGACAACCGGGAACTGAATCCTCGATTGATGCGGTTCATTGATTAGAGTGCTCTTAACTAATTGCTTTTGAGGTTTTTAAcctttctttaaaaaataattacaataaaaataaattttttagtcTTATGATAGATTTTGGTTCTCTTGGTCGGAGGAATTCAGAGTTAACCTAAGTAAAAGAGAATTTTTTAgtgttatgataatttttttagtgTTATGATAGGGTTTGAAGTGTCTTATTAGTAAAAGAGAATTGACATATATAATGTCTTTTATAATAATGTATAGTAATAGCTAAAAGAAAGTGAGTATTTAATTGGTGTAATATTGTAGAATCATTGAATATTACTTAAACGTAAAGAGTCACTGATACATATCATGATTAACGTAGTGTTACGAATGATTGTCGCAGATAAGTAATTTCTTCGTTAACGAATCATTTATCTTTTCTTATACATATGTTTTGATAATAtgttttatcttatttttatgtGTTTTGTTTGAAAATTATAAGTAGAAATAGTTTACAAGGTCATAGAGTGATCGGTGATCGCTCATAAGAATGAGTAAAATTATCCCAAAAATGATTTACTTTTCACATGTCATAGCCTATTTTTAATAGGTTGTGGCGTGAAGAAAAACGATAGCCATCTCATCATCCAAAAAATCCAAAGCATCAATTGGGAAAAGAATCCCTATTTACAATTGTGAAAACTCATCTTGACATTTTGAAGTGAGTCTAGAGGAACTTTACAAAGGTCAACGAAGACTTCTTGGGGTAGAAAATTCATAAGAGGAGGCAAAATCTTGGATCGACAAGGTTAAGTCCCGAGTAGATCGATTAATAGAAGATACCAAATACTTTGTGTAACACCTACATAAAGTCATGGCGGAACTCATGTCTAAGATTATATTGCTCACAAGGGCTCTTAACGTGGGAGGGAGCAATACTTATATTACTTTGTcaaaaaacttgagggcacctgagccacaTTGTTACGGGGTTGCTAAGGATATGAAGGAGCTCGatgattttttgtttgatatagaATAATACTTTCAAGCTACAAGACCCGATTATGAAGAAATCAAATTTTCAGTAGCAACCATGGATATGAATGAAGATACAAAATATATGCTGGGAAGAGATCCGACAAGATCGGTGTtgagtggacacatgggaggacttgaagcatgAGTTAAAAACTCAATTCTTATATGAGAACATAGAGTTCATTGCAAGTAGGAAGCAGAGATAACTCTGCCAAAGCACTTTCATTCAAGACtacgtaaagcagttttctgcactaatgttgGGCATACAAGATATGTTTGAAAAGGATAATCTGTTCAGCATCCTCAATGACCTGAAGTCATGGGCACAATAAGAATTGCATCAAAGGAATGTTACTAATATGATCGGGACAATCACAATGAGGAAAGACTCACCAACATTGTTTCCTTGGTTGACTTAGGAAAGAAGAAATAGCCTATAAGAAATTCACCATCTAAATACTCCGGAGGGAAGGAGTCTGGAAgtgagtaaaagaaaaaaaagttcccACAAAGGGTTGAGCTTAAAAGGTAAGATCTGAAAACCTGATGGATGCTTCTTATGCTAAGGATCGCACATTATGAGGGATTGTCAAGTACTTAATACATTGACAACATCAGTCCATCCCCCAGATCAGATGAGGGCAAGGTCATTGTTATTAGTTTGAGTAATTTGAATTCTAATAACAATGATGGGTCACAAGGATCTTGGATGGGAGCAATTCATTTGTTGAATGTGTtgcgggtcaagtgggggagaatatgaagataaaataataaaaaacagaAAGCAATGAGCTAATATACATGAATATCAAGCTAAATAGCTGAATAATCTatacaatggtggacacgggcactATTCATAATTTCATTATCAACCTTGAAGCAAGGCAAATTGGGCTAGAGAAGAACTCAAGTTAGATGAAGGTTATAAAATCAAAGGCCAAATAGATATCTAGACTAGCAAATAAGATCCCCATTAAGATCGAGACGTGGAGCAAAAGTATAAATATGATGGTGGTGTCATTGGACTTTCAAGTGATCCTCAAAATAAGTTTATGCACATGTTGAAATTAGTGTTAATGttattcctaaactccctatgcctAATGGGAGGTAATGACACCTACATAGTTCCAGTTTCTTAAGGAAGAACTAAGGACCCATAACTAATATCTactttacaattgaagaaaggggtgcgaaggcGAATTAACTTTTATGGCTACAATAAAACTAGAGCAACTTGATATGGAGACTACTCATTAACCTATTATAGTGGTGAACGTTTTAAAGGAGCTTACAAATTCTATGCTACTTGAGTTGTCAAAAACTTTATCGCCATGCAAAGATATGCATCATCACATCGAGGTAGAACTAGGATCGAAGCATTTAGTCAGACCACCATACCTCATGGCCCCTGTAGAGTTAGTAGAACTCAGGAAGCAATTAGATGAACTACTAAGTGGTGGTCTCATATGTAGTTTTAAAGTATTATTCGGAGCTCTAATTCtcttttaaaagaaacaagatgagaaACTCTGATTATGTATTGATTATTAGGCCATAAATAAAATAACATTGAAGACAATTATCTCATCCCACTCATTACAGACTTATTCGACCAACTAGACAAGACAATGTATTTCTCTAAACTTAACCTTCGATCAAGTTACTAGTAGGGCGCATTACTGAAGGCCATAAAgagaagactacttgtgtgactagGTATATAGCGTTCAAGTTTTTTATAATGCCTTTCAGCTTAACCAACTCTTTAGGCACATTTTGTACTCTCATGAGCTAATTATTCAAGAAGTATCTGAATAAGTTTATGATTGTCTACTTAGATGATATCATTATTTATAACCTAATGCTCGAGGAGTATGTCAAGCACATTCAAATAACTTTTAAAAGTTCTCAGGAAGATTACTTTATTTGTGAAAATAGAAAAGTGTTGCTTTATTCACATAGAGATTTTATTCTTAGCATCAAATCATCAAAGATTCCAATCGGATagacaaatcaaaggtgcaagctatAACAGAGTAGCAAACACCAAAGAAGGTACTAGAGTTAGAGatccttggtttcatcaactatAATCAGTGCTTCATAGCTAGATACTCGAAGCATGCAACTCTACTAATAGAGTTATTGAAGGAGTAGTCTTGGTGATAGTTAGACAAATATGAAGCGACATTCCAAAACCTAAAGACTATTGTGTTGGAAAAATCAGTACTCAAATTATTGGACTATAAGAAACTTTTTGAAGTCTATACAGATGCTTCAAATTTCGATATTGGGGGAGTACTTATGCAAGAGGATCACTTAGAGGCCTACGAGAGTCACAAGTTCAACGAGATTAAGTGATAGTATCTAGTGCATAAGAAGGAGATAACAATGGTAGTCCACTATTTATAAGTTTGGAGtgctacattatcataatatgatttATGCTAAGGACAAACAATATCATATCGAGTTACTTTTAAACTAAAAAAACACTCTTCCCAAAATAAATAGGGTAGTATGATTTGCTGGTTGAATTTGATATAGTAACAGAGTACAAGCTTAGAAGAGCAAATATTATAGTCGATACATTATGCAATAAGGTGGAGGTAGCGAATGCTATTCAATTGGAATGCAGAGGCTAAGTTAGCTGTactctaactttctttttaggattagatATGGTTTATATAGTGATCCACAAGTAATAATCATGATGCAACTAATCAAAGAGGGTAAGGCATGATGATTTTAGGTTCAAAGGGGACTCATCTACACTAAAAGAATAGAGTTTATGATTCTCGAGCGGACAATTTGAGACATAaactcttgagagagtgtcaTAATTTTCTTTGGGCAGAACATATAACTATTCATCAAATGTTGACTCTCGTGAAGAGGCCCTTATATTAGTTGAAGATGAGGACTGATGTGAAGGAATATATTTGGatgtgccttacttgccaacaagataaggcAGAGTAGCAAAGGcttgtgggacttttggagctatTGTCTGTACCAGAAAGATCGTGGAAGAGTATTTCCTtatatttcatatcaagcttactaGTAGTATAAGGACTCGGATTGATACTCATGGTATTCAATCGATTTTTAAAGTATGGTGAAAGAGGTgaccaagttgatgatgaagaatatggtgaagtattggggtgtCCCACATAATATCATCAACGATCAAGACGTGTGGTTCTTGGGACGATTCTCCACGAGCCTCTATCCCTAGATGGATAgctaaactgaaagaataaattcactCCTTGAGTTTGACGATTCTCCACGAGCCTCTATCTTTGGCACTACATGAATGCTGGCTAACATAATTGGGTGAATTTGTTGGACATAGCTCAATTCTCTTATAATTTGCAATATAGCTTTGCATCGAACAAGAGCTCCTTCAAGATCATTACGTGATAGCAACCATCGACTCATCACATCTTGGTGATCGGTTATATTGGGAAGAGTCCGTCAACATAtcactttgtaatgaaatgtcatCGAAATGCATATATTGCCCAGGCTTACATGGAGAAGGcaaccaaaaagatgaagaagtgagcATATTTGAGAAGGTGACCATAGGAATTTAAAGTcacttggtgttggtaaagcttcaAGTAGCATCATTTTAGTTCTTTAGGAATAAAAATACATAAGGGATTGATGTATAAGTATGAATGATCCTTTTTAATTATCAATAGGGTAGGTAATGTCTCCAAAAGTTgtagctcaaaattcataatatctTCCATACAAATAACTTAAAAGCTTACTAGTCAGATTTGCACGATACTTTTCCAAGTATTGAGACTTAACTAGCCCCCATCAGAAACTCATACAAAagatgagttgaaaccattttagttaTCATAAGACAAAACTACCCAACAGAGCATAGTAGATCAAGTAATAAGTGAAGTGACAAAACTTCCCCAAACAAAAGCTAGTTGGGAGCTTGAAGATGTTATGTGACACAAAAAAGTAGTCATCAATGCCTACCGGTAAGTATAAATAAGAGTGTCGATAATtaaagtaggggagaatgtcatggatgaTCATCGCGTACTAGTAACACCTTCATCATTGTAATGTGTTTTGTCTCATTTTTACTTGAAAAttataatcataaatattttacaaGGCTATAAAGTGATTGCTCACCAGAACAAAACTATTTTAAAATGGCCTAGTTACTATGTTCCATAACCTGTTTTTTTGCGAGT
Coding sequences within:
- the LOC103981562 gene encoding polcalcin Phl p 7-like, translated to MCMRAGEREQSPPPKLRFARAIQQLLRSEMGEVTPEMERIFKRFDTNGDGKISLAELGEVLRTLGSTSGDDVKRTMAEIDTDGDGNIDFKEFAAFCHANPGLMKDVAKVFL